In the Kwoniella pini CBS 10737 chromosome 7, complete sequence genome, one interval contains:
- a CDS encoding ubiquitin-conjugating enzyme E2 N produces MSALPKRILKETERLMADSPPGISAAPKDDNLRHFDVTVTGPESSPYEGGIFKLELFLPEEYPMNPPKVRFLTKIYHPNIDKLGRICLDILKDKWSPALQIRTVLLSIQALLGAPNPDDPLANDVAQHWKENQSAAIEQAREWTRQFAQ; encoded by the exons ATGTCTGCATTACCCAAGCGTATTCTGAAG GAGACCGAACGGTTGATGGCCGATTCCCCACCTGGTATATCAGCCGCTCCTAAAGATGACAATTTGAGGCATTTCGACGTTACTGTCACTGGACCAGAATCATCGCCATATGAGG GAGGAATATTCAAGTTGGAACTATTCTTACCTGAGGAATATCCTATGAACCCACCAAAAGTCCGATTCTTGACCAAGATCTA CCACCCAAATATCG ACAAACTCGGTCGAATCTGTTTGGATATCCTCAAAGATAAATGGTCACCAGCGTTGCAAATTCGAACTGTCCT CCTCTCCATCCAAGCCCTTCTCGGAGCTCCCAATCCTGATGATCCTCTCGCCAACGATGTTGCCCAACATTGGAAAGAAAACCAAAGCGCAGCTATCGAACAAGCCAGAGAATGGACAAGGCAGTTTGCTCAATAG